From a region of the Nonlabens sp. Hel1_33_55 genome:
- a CDS encoding beta-ketoacyl-[acyl-carrier-protein] synthase family protein, with product MNKKSGRVVVTGLGVVAPNAVGVSAFAKALQNGISGIRFEQQLADLNFGCQVAGTPQVTQEQIDKYLTPLQQRGFKASGMLYGIIAGKQAFEDAGLNVAPKESALEEFGIIFGTGQSGGEKFREAIHLIDDGKVRRLGSTSVIQTMSSGISAWLAGELGAGNMVTSNSSACSTGTEAMILGYERISAGKATQMLVGSTSDSGPYIWGGFDAMRILPTQYNDNPSSASRPFAADAAGFVPGSGAGAIMLESLESALARDATIYCEIIGGAVNAGGHRGDGSMTAPNGAAVQQVIKMSLKDANISSQEVDAINGHVTATGKDAYEVMNWSQALNRKGINFPMMNSFKSTIGHCLAAAGSIELVGSILQIHHQQIHKNNNLEQLHPEISSIVDPSKIPTETMEAQIDVLLKASFGFGDVNACVVLKRFVE from the coding sequence ATGAATAAGAAATCGGGTAGAGTAGTGGTGACTGGATTAGGTGTTGTAGCACCTAATGCTGTTGGGGTTTCCGCTTTCGCGAAAGCGTTACAAAATGGAATCAGTGGTATCAGATTTGAGCAACAACTAGCCGATTTGAATTTCGGGTGTCAGGTGGCTGGAACGCCTCAGGTAACTCAAGAACAAATTGACAAATACCTCACACCTTTACAACAGCGAGGCTTTAAAGCTAGCGGCATGCTCTATGGCATAATAGCAGGTAAACAAGCTTTTGAGGATGCTGGATTGAACGTAGCACCTAAGGAAAGTGCTTTAGAAGAATTCGGGATCATTTTTGGGACTGGTCAAAGTGGTGGTGAGAAATTCCGCGAGGCGATTCATTTGATCGATGATGGTAAAGTGCGACGACTGGGAAGCACCAGCGTGATTCAAACCATGAGCAGTGGCATCAGTGCATGGCTGGCTGGTGAGTTGGGAGCAGGAAATATGGTGACTAGTAATTCCAGCGCATGCTCAACTGGCACTGAAGCAATGATTTTAGGATACGAACGGATTTCTGCTGGAAAGGCAACGCAGATGTTAGTGGGCTCTACCAGCGATTCTGGACCCTATATTTGGGGTGGTTTTGACGCGATGCGTATACTGCCAACTCAATACAACGATAACCCATCAAGCGCTAGTAGACCATTTGCTGCAGATGCTGCTGGATTTGTACCAGGATCTGGTGCTGGAGCCATAATGCTGGAAAGCCTTGAATCTGCATTAGCTCGTGATGCAACGATTTACTGTGAAATAATTGGCGGTGCAGTAAACGCTGGTGGGCATCGAGGTGATGGTAGCATGACGGCGCCTAATGGCGCAGCTGTACAACAAGTCATAAAAATGTCATTGAAAGATGCTAACATATCCTCCCAAGAGGTTGATGCTATCAATGGCCACGTGACAGCAACAGGAAAGGATGCCTATGAAGTGATGAACTGGTCACAAGCATTAAATAGAAAAGGTATCAATTTCCCAATGATGAATTCCTTTAAATCAACAATAGGCCATTGTCTGGCAGCTGCCGGTAGCATTGAACTCGTGGGTAGTATCCTGCAAATTCATCATCAACAGATCCACAAAAACAATAATCTAGAACAACTGCATCCAGAAATATCCAGTATAGTTGATCCCTCAAAGATTCCAACGGAAACTATGGAGGCTCAAATAGATGTTTTACTTAAAGCAAGTTTTGGTTTTGGAGATGTGAATGCCTGTGTGGTTTTAAAGCGTTTTGTGGAATAA
- a CDS encoding acyl carrier protein: MTTTEIQEKLYSIVKIYLPQDVDASAIKPDSHLMNDLNINSAHLVDVALDVEDAFDITLDEKDMEAMQTVNDAVSIVERKTA; this comes from the coding sequence ATGACCACAACCGAAATACAAGAAAAGCTTTATAGCATCGTCAAGATTTATTTACCTCAAGATGTGGATGCGAGCGCCATAAAGCCCGACAGTCATTTAATGAATGACTTGAATATCAACAGTGCTCATTTAGTGGATGTGGCCCTTGATGTAGAGGATGCCTTTGATATAACTCTGGATGAAAAAGACATGGAAGCTATGCAAACGGTCAATGATGCTGTCTCCATAGTAGAGAGAAAAACTGCCTAA
- a CDS encoding TerC family protein, with protein sequence MIVWVSFIILVTIFLALDLFVFNRNAHVIDTKEASKYTALWVGIALAFTGAVYLIYQNEWIANPDGLTASNAALKYVTGYLIELSLSIDNIFVIAVIFKSFSIPLKYQHRVLFWGIVGALVFRALMILFGVALINEISWMTYVFGAFLLYTAYSMLTSHDEEFDPEKSYIYKLARKLFPVTNTLDGQKMFVQRMGKRIATPLFLALIVIELTDILFALDSIPAILAITSDPFLVFSSNILAIMGLRSMYFFLSNLLDKFQYIHYSLVAILAFVGIKLILVHHVEFPEWLSLAVIILALGLGMLFSSMKKTDEKDRQNVKESLNTDKKP encoded by the coding sequence ATGATTGTATGGGTATCCTTTATTATTCTAGTGACCATCTTCTTGGCGCTAGATTTATTTGTCTTTAACCGCAATGCTCATGTCATTGATACCAAAGAAGCTTCTAAATACACAGCGCTTTGGGTAGGAATAGCTCTAGCCTTTACTGGTGCCGTTTATCTTATTTATCAAAATGAATGGATTGCAAATCCTGATGGATTAACCGCTTCAAATGCTGCTCTTAAATACGTTACCGGGTACCTCATTGAACTATCGCTTAGTATAGATAACATCTTTGTGATTGCCGTTATTTTCAAATCGTTCTCGATACCGCTTAAGTACCAACATAGAGTGCTTTTTTGGGGAATCGTAGGTGCACTGGTATTTAGAGCATTGATGATCCTGTTTGGTGTGGCTTTGATTAATGAGATAAGCTGGATGACTTATGTGTTTGGTGCATTCTTATTATATACGGCTTACAGTATGCTCACATCACACGATGAAGAGTTTGATCCAGAGAAATCTTATATCTATAAGCTAGCACGCAAACTGTTCCCTGTGACCAATACATTGGACGGCCAGAAGATGTTTGTTCAGAGAATGGGGAAACGTATTGCGACACCTTTGTTTCTTGCATTAATAGTTATTGAGCTTACTGATATCCTGTTTGCTTTGGACTCGATTCCTGCAATTCTTGCCATCACTTCAGATCCTTTTCTAGTATTCTCTAGTAACATTCTGGCGATAATGGGTTTACGTAGTATGTATTTCTTCTTGTCCAATCTGCTGGACAAATTTCAATATATACATTATAGCCTGGTTGCGATCCTCGCTTTTGTAGGGATAAAACTAATATTAGTTCATCATGTCGAGTTTCCAGAGTGGCTTTCTCTAGCCGTTATTATCCTAGCATTAGGATTGGGAATGCTGTTTTCTAGCATGAAAAAGACCGATGAAAAAGATCGACAAAACGTTAAAGAGTCATTGAACACCGATAAAAAGCCATAA
- a CDS encoding phosphoenolpyruvate carboxylase produces the protein MARLPKLQRFENEVASKYHIFNGIFMTLPFDNISNTGGLLPLFHTICKQGFELKKNPTEIVEYFYDRYMRDTNKEEKEQLLFSFIQYIERQVVLFDAIEDAAFATVQNLDGRGTLRGIKEEATENKKEAELVEYLKEMKIKPVLTAHPTQFYPGSVLGIINDLSAAVLHNDIQEVKLLLAQLGKTPFFNKEKPTPFDEATSLVWYLENVFYHAMGNIYDYIKSNFPNTEDFENALIEVGFWPGGDRDGNPFVTTDITLNVAQKLRSTIFKNYYRDLRKLGRRLTFKGVEQPLKKLELQCYEAITVEGVLDFTADHLKTELEKIRQTVIDRHNGLFAADVQSLINKIQLFGIHFSALDIRQDSSIHDQVFDELYAFAKARFPKNYQDLSESEQIEALATITGDLTSDDVEDDYTKRTIGSIRAIKTIQERNGERACHRYIISNTQTILHIMEAYAMLKLCGMHEPAVDVVPLFETVPDLVHAPDVMRKLYGNNEYREHLKRRGNQQHIMLGFSDGTKDGGYLMANWSIYKAKEALTSVSREHGIEVIFFDGRGGPPARGGGQTHQFYASMGSKIESKQIQLTVQGQTISSKFGTLDSCQYNLEQLLSSGVSNAIYDSEVNDFTKSESKTMDALAEYSYETYTAFKQHPKFLPYLENMSTLKYYAMTNIGSRPSKRGTSNELKFKDLRAIPFVGSWSQLKQNVPGFYGVGTALEKMKNDGKWSDVQDLYEHSKFFRTLLDNSMMSLTKSFFGLTAYMQDDPEYGAFWTLIHDEYERTKSLMLELSGMKELMENEPAGKASILARENIVLPLLTIQQFALKRIQEMGDEDSADRKVYERLVTRSLYGNINASRNSA, from the coding sequence ATGGCACGACTACCTAAATTACAGCGATTCGAGAATGAAGTAGCTTCAAAATACCACATATTCAATGGTATTTTCATGACGTTACCTTTTGATAATATTTCCAATACTGGTGGTTTACTACCATTATTCCATACCATTTGCAAGCAGGGTTTTGAACTCAAGAAGAACCCAACAGAAATTGTAGAATATTTCTATGATCGCTACATGCGTGATACTAATAAGGAAGAAAAAGAGCAATTACTCTTTAGTTTTATTCAGTACATAGAACGCCAGGTGGTTTTGTTTGATGCTATTGAAGATGCTGCCTTTGCTACCGTTCAAAACCTAGATGGCCGCGGTACTTTGAGAGGTATTAAAGAAGAAGCAACAGAGAACAAGAAGGAAGCAGAGTTAGTCGAGTATCTCAAAGAAATGAAGATCAAACCAGTTTTGACGGCTCACCCAACTCAATTTTATCCTGGATCTGTTTTAGGAATTATCAATGATTTGAGCGCTGCCGTATTGCACAACGATATTCAGGAAGTAAAGCTATTATTGGCTCAATTAGGTAAGACTCCTTTTTTTAATAAGGAGAAGCCTACACCATTTGATGAGGCAACAAGCTTAGTTTGGTACCTTGAAAATGTTTTCTATCATGCGATGGGGAATATCTACGATTATATAAAGTCCAACTTCCCCAATACAGAAGATTTTGAAAATGCGCTCATAGAAGTAGGCTTCTGGCCAGGTGGTGACCGTGATGGGAACCCATTTGTAACAACTGATATTACACTGAATGTAGCGCAAAAACTACGATCCACCATATTCAAGAATTACTACCGCGATTTAAGAAAGCTAGGTAGGCGATTGACGTTTAAAGGAGTCGAACAGCCTCTTAAAAAACTGGAACTCCAGTGTTATGAAGCTATCACTGTAGAAGGAGTCTTGGATTTCACTGCAGATCACTTGAAAACCGAACTAGAAAAAATCAGACAAACAGTAATCGATCGTCACAACGGTCTTTTTGCTGCAGATGTTCAGTCGCTTATCAACAAGATTCAGCTGTTCGGGATTCATTTTTCTGCGCTTGATATACGTCAAGACAGTAGCATTCATGATCAGGTGTTTGATGAATTGTACGCTTTCGCGAAAGCGAGATTCCCCAAAAACTATCAGGACTTATCAGAATCAGAGCAAATTGAAGCTCTTGCAACTATTACTGGAGATTTGACATCTGATGATGTTGAAGACGATTACACCAAGAGAACAATAGGTAGCATCAGGGCGATCAAAACGATCCAAGAACGCAACGGTGAGCGTGCTTGTCATCGTTATATTATTTCTAATACCCAGACGATCCTTCATATTATGGAGGCTTATGCGATGCTTAAATTGTGCGGCATGCATGAACCAGCAGTAGATGTGGTGCCGCTATTTGAAACGGTTCCAGATCTTGTTCATGCGCCAGATGTGATGCGTAAACTCTACGGCAATAACGAGTACCGCGAACACTTAAAACGTCGTGGCAACCAGCAGCATATTATGTTGGGCTTTAGCGATGGTACTAAAGATGGCGGCTATTTGATGGCTAATTGGAGTATCTATAAAGCCAAGGAAGCACTAACCTCAGTAAGTCGTGAACATGGCATTGAGGTGATCTTTTTTGATGGTCGTGGTGGACCGCCAGCTCGCGGTGGTGGACAAACACACCAATTTTATGCTTCCATGGGAAGTAAGATTGAATCTAAACAAATACAACTTACCGTTCAAGGTCAAACGATTAGTTCAAAATTTGGGACGCTAGATAGTTGTCAATATAACCTAGAGCAACTGCTTAGTAGTGGTGTATCAAATGCGATCTATGACAGTGAGGTTAACGATTTTACCAAATCAGAATCCAAAACAATGGATGCTCTGGCAGAATACAGTTATGAAACCTACACTGCATTTAAACAACATCCTAAATTCCTTCCTTATCTGGAAAATATGAGTACGCTCAAGTATTATGCGATGACGAATATAGGTAGTCGACCCAGCAAACGCGGGACGAGTAATGAGCTTAAATTTAAAGACCTAAGAGCAATTCCGTTTGTGGGATCCTGGAGTCAATTGAAACAAAATGTTCCTGGATTTTATGGAGTTGGAACGGCTTTAGAGAAAATGAAGAACGATGGTAAATGGAGTGATGTTCAGGATCTATATGAGCACTCTAAGTTTTTCCGTACACTTCTGGATAATAGTATGATGAGTTTAACCAAGTCATTCTTTGGTTTAACTGCTTACATGCAGGATGATCCTGAGTATGGAGCATTCTGGACGCTCATTCACGATGAATATGAACGCACAAAATCATTGATGCTAGAACTTTCTGGAATGAAGGAATTAATGGAAAATGAACCTGCTGGAAAAGCGAGTATCCTTGCTAGAGAAAATATAGTTCTCCCACTATTGACTATTCAACAATTTGCATTAAAACGCATACAAGAAATGGGTGATGAGGATTCCGCTGACCGGAAAGTTTACGAAAGACTCGTCACGCGATCCTTATACGGGAATATCAACGCTAGCCGAAATAGCGCCTAA
- a CDS encoding nitroreductase family protein, with the protein MSDKKNELLKETPTDHKIHDLIKNRWSPRKFADTPVSDTDLQSLFEAGRWAASSNNFQPWKIVWGKKGSETYDRIYETLAEFNQGWADNAPVLLLGAYDKKTPDGKDNFHALHDLGMFAANMTIQAQSMGIAMHQMAGFDHEKAHKTFKFPEDHHMATAIAVGYYGGEMDDLSGDLKKEEKKDRQRKKQDEFVFNGNYVDRADVSEDK; encoded by the coding sequence ATGAGCGATAAGAAGAATGAATTACTAAAAGAAACTCCAACAGATCATAAAATTCATGATCTTATCAAAAACAGATGGAGTCCACGCAAATTTGCAGATACTCCGGTAAGTGATACAGATTTACAGTCTTTATTTGAGGCAGGCAGATGGGCAGCGAGTAGTAACAATTTCCAACCTTGGAAAATTGTTTGGGGTAAAAAAGGAAGCGAGACTTATGATCGTATCTATGAAACTTTAGCAGAATTCAATCAGGGCTGGGCAGATAATGCGCCAGTTCTATTGTTAGGAGCTTACGATAAGAAGACACCAGATGGGAAAGATAATTTCCACGCGCTACACGATCTGGGAATGTTTGCCGCAAACATGACGATACAAGCCCAAAGTATGGGAATAGCCATGCACCAAATGGCTGGTTTTGACCATGAAAAAGCACACAAAACATTCAAATTTCCAGAAGATCATCACATGGCTACTGCAATCGCAGTTGGATATTACGGTGGAGAAATGGATGATCTCTCCGGTGATCTTAAAAAGGAAGAAAAGAAAGACCGTCAGCGTAAAAAGCAGGATGAATTTGTTTTTAATGGAAACTACGTAGATCGCGCAGATGTGAGTGAGGATAAATAA
- a CDS encoding HPF/RaiA family ribosome-associated protein, with the protein MSINFNYQHVTGSQELEAYTTEKLQPIFDRYNWVTRADVFFRKENTSSRETGMIAEIRLSAPGPRLFAEESHDTFKESVKKVVSQLKTQCEKRKADMINH; encoded by the coding sequence ATGTCCATAAACTTCAACTACCAACACGTTACAGGAAGCCAGGAACTAGAGGCTTATACAACCGAAAAACTTCAACCCATTTTTGACCGATATAACTGGGTAACAAGAGCAGATGTATTCTTTAGAAAAGAAAACACATCGAGCCGCGAGACTGGAATGATTGCAGAAATACGTCTAAGCGCTCCAGGACCAAGATTATTTGCAGAAGAATCTCACGATACATTTAAAGAGTCTGTAAAGAAAGTTGTTTCTCAACTCAAAACGCAATGTGAGAAGCGTAAGGCAGACATGATAAATCATTAA
- a CDS encoding arsenate reductase family protein, with protein MVSIATDEHEIVLLYNSDIKNHREVYAYAESAEVKLRAIDVTKEKVTGTLYTELADLLGMEVKDIIPTDHSSFVEKHGEKVSLDNDGAIKILQKEPDMLIYPIAVRGKKAIITKLYGDITQLFNSDTAAVDIP; from the coding sequence ATGGTATCCATAGCAACCGACGAACACGAAATCGTTCTACTATATAATAGCGACATTAAAAATCACAGAGAAGTCTACGCTTATGCAGAATCTGCAGAAGTCAAATTACGTGCGATAGACGTGACTAAAGAAAAAGTCACAGGAACACTTTATACAGAGCTCGCAGATCTTTTAGGAATGGAGGTCAAAGATATCATTCCAACAGATCACAGTTCTTTTGTTGAAAAGCATGGCGAGAAGGTTTCCCTTGACAACGATGGTGCGATAAAGATCTTACAGAAAGAACCTGACATGTTGATCTATCCTATTGCAGTGCGTGGTAAAAAAGCCATCATCACAAAGCTATATGGCGATATTACACAATTATTTAATTCAGATACAGCAGCGGTAGACATACCGTAA